In Terriglobales bacterium, a genomic segment contains:
- the nuoH gene encoding NADH-quinone oxidoreductase subunit NuoH, translated as MDYPDIATFLIVSVVKIAIVIVVLLTAVAYTVWLERKLVGHIQNRWGPSRVGPFGLLQPLADGLKLILKEDLTPPHVYRPIYILAPILSLTLALTSISLIPFGNFLHIGKNITTPLQISDINVGLLAILGVTSISVYGVALSGWSSNNKYSLLGALRASAQMVSYELALGLSLIGVLILSGSLSLRDIVDKQAGRVYGFIPNWNFFTGFQFVAFFIYLMAAYAETNRTPFDLPEAETELVAGYHTEYSSMKFAIFFMAEYANMITVGCLATVLFFGGWHGPVPSFTPALLKPVVPVLWFMVKVFFFLFLYIWVRGTLPRFRYDQLMAFGWKVLLPLAIANVVVTSLVVALRS; from the coding sequence TTGGATTACCCGGACATAGCGACGTTCCTCATCGTCAGCGTGGTGAAAATCGCCATCGTGATCGTGGTCCTGCTGACCGCGGTCGCCTACACGGTCTGGCTGGAACGCAAGCTGGTGGGCCACATCCAGAATCGTTGGGGCCCGTCGCGGGTCGGCCCCTTCGGCCTGTTGCAGCCCCTGGCCGACGGCCTGAAGTTGATCCTGAAGGAAGACCTGACGCCGCCGCACGTGTACCGCCCCATCTACATCCTGGCGCCGATCCTTTCGCTCACCCTGGCCCTGACCAGCATCTCCCTGATCCCCTTCGGGAACTTCCTGCACATCGGCAAGAACATCACTACGCCGCTGCAGATCTCCGACATCAACGTCGGCCTGCTGGCCATCCTGGGGGTGACCTCGATCAGCGTGTACGGCGTCGCCCTCTCCGGCTGGTCCTCCAACAATAAGTACTCGCTGCTGGGCGCGCTGCGCGCCAGCGCCCAGATGGTCAGCTACGAGCTGGCGCTGGGCCTCTCGCTCATCGGCGTGCTGATCCTTTCCGGGTCTCTCAGCCTGCGCGACATCGTGGACAAGCAGGCGGGGCGCGTCTACGGCTTCATTCCCAACTGGAATTTCTTCACCGGCTTTCAATTCGTCGCCTTCTTCATCTACCTGATGGCCGCCTACGCCGAGACCAACCGAACGCCCTTCGATCTGCCTGAAGCCGAAACCGAGCTGGTGGCCGGCTACCACACCGAGTACAGCTCCATGAAGTTCGCCATCTTCTTCATGGCGGAATACGCAAACATGATCACCGTCGGGTGCCTGGCGACCGTCCTCTTCTTCGGCGGCTGGCACGGCCCGGTGCCCTCGTTCACCCCGGCGCTGCTCAAGCCGGTCGTGCCCGTGTTGTGGTTCATGGTGAAGGTGTTCTTCTTCCTGTTTCTTTACATCTGGGTGCGCGGGACGTTGCCGCGCTTCCGTTATGACCAGCTGATGGCATTCGGCTGGAAGGTGCTGCTGCCACTGGCCATCGCCAACGTGGTCGTGACCAGCCTGGTGGTGGCGTTGAGATCGTGA
- the nuoL gene encoding NADH-quinone oxidoreductase subunit L: protein MNLNLWLIPVLPLLGAAINGLFGRHFSKRVVAAVGLVFVAAAFLWSVIAALRFAGLPSDQTPYTEVLAAWIQAGDFRVDFGFMLDQLSLVMSLVVTGVGFLIHIYSVGYMWEEGGFYRFFSYMNLFMFFMLTLVLANNYLLMFVGWEGVGLASYLLIGFFFLRDSAASAGKKAFIVNRIGDFGFLIALFLLIKHFGSLNYAEVFTAAARLPVEAAPGVLTAIAILMMVGAAGKSAQVPLYVWLPDAMEGPTPVSALIHAATMVTAGVYMVCRSNPIFSRSPEALLVVAVVGCFTAFFAATIGMAQTDIKRVLAYSTVSQLGYMFLAAGVAAYSAAIFHLMTHAFFKALLFLAAGSVIHGLGGEQDMRNMGGLKKYMPVTFWTMTAATFAIAGFFPLSGFFSKDEILWQAYSSPHGHWLLWLLGVLTALMTSFYMFRLWFLTFFGEYRGAETAGHAHAPGHPVSDEKASAAPLDADTAEILVPAEFEKLVLHEVKSRHGTIAYSEKSGESLLLRATFPKGAMMYLERDVKHLSDGKGTATLRFAEASHPPKAVSAPQAHHAPHESPWVMLAPLVLLAIGSVAAGWVGWPKAIWGSNHFEHFLAPAFQQVEQAAEAHPESASTEIAFMLVSVAAAAMGLFFAWLLYYKRRDLPEKVAAHLGGLYDAVRNKYYVDEGYQALFVWPLIEGSRQLLWRAIDVGMIDKTVNEAADGARALSGEVRTMQSGNIRSYAGWVAAGAALALLYMLWRGVR, encoded by the coding sequence ATGAATCTGAATCTCTGGCTGATCCCGGTCCTGCCGCTCCTCGGAGCCGCCATCAACGGCCTCTTCGGGCGTCACTTCTCGAAGCGGGTTGTGGCGGCGGTCGGGCTGGTGTTCGTCGCTGCGGCGTTCCTCTGGTCGGTGATCGCGGCGCTGCGTTTCGCCGGCCTGCCCTCCGATCAGACGCCCTACACCGAAGTCCTCGCTGCCTGGATCCAGGCCGGCGATTTCCGCGTGGACTTCGGTTTCATGCTCGACCAGCTCTCCCTGGTCATGAGCTTGGTCGTCACCGGCGTCGGCTTCCTCATTCATATCTACTCGGTCGGCTACATGTGGGAGGAAGGCGGCTTCTACCGTTTCTTCTCCTACATGAACCTGTTCATGTTCTTCATGCTGACCCTGGTGCTGGCGAACAACTACCTGCTGATGTTCGTCGGATGGGAAGGCGTGGGCCTGGCGTCCTACCTGCTCATCGGCTTCTTCTTCCTGCGTGACTCCGCCGCCAGCGCCGGCAAGAAAGCATTCATCGTCAACCGCATCGGAGACTTCGGCTTCCTCATCGCGCTCTTCCTGCTGATCAAGCACTTCGGCTCGCTGAATTACGCGGAGGTGTTCACCGCGGCGGCACGCCTGCCGGTGGAAGCGGCCCCAGGCGTGCTCACCGCCATCGCCATCCTGATGATGGTGGGCGCCGCCGGCAAGTCGGCCCAGGTGCCACTCTACGTCTGGCTCCCCGACGCCATGGAAGGCCCCACCCCGGTCTCGGCGCTGATCCACGCCGCCACCATGGTGACGGCCGGCGTGTACATGGTCTGCCGCTCCAATCCCATCTTCAGCCGCTCGCCCGAAGCGCTGCTGGTGGTGGCCGTCGTCGGCTGTTTCACCGCGTTCTTTGCCGCCACCATTGGCATGGCCCAGACCGACATCAAGCGCGTGCTGGCTTACTCCACCGTCTCCCAGCTCGGATACATGTTCCTGGCCGCCGGCGTCGCCGCCTATTCCGCCGCCATCTTCCACCTCATGACCCACGCCTTCTTCAAGGCGTTGCTCTTCCTGGCCGCCGGTTCAGTGATCCACGGCCTGGGCGGCGAGCAGGACATGCGCAACATGGGCGGCCTCAAGAAGTACATGCCGGTCACTTTCTGGACCATGACCGCTGCCACCTTTGCCATCGCCGGCTTCTTCCCGCTCTCCGGCTTCTTCTCAAAGGACGAGATCCTCTGGCAGGCCTACTCCAGCCCGCACGGACACTGGCTGCTGTGGCTGCTCGGCGTCCTCACCGCCCTGATGACTTCGTTCTACATGTTCCGGCTCTGGTTCCTGACGTTCTTCGGGGAGTATCGCGGCGCTGAAACCGCTGGCCACGCGCATGCGCCTGGTCATCCGGTCTCCGACGAAAAAGCATCCGCCGCGCCGTTGGACGCAGACACGGCCGAGATCCTGGTTCCCGCTGAATTCGAGAAGCTGGTCCTCCACGAAGTGAAGTCGCGCCACGGAACCATTGCCTACTCGGAAAAGAGTGGCGAATCCCTGCTGCTGCGGGCCACGTTTCCTAAAGGCGCAATGATGTACCTGGAACGGGACGTGAAGCACCTCAGCGACGGCAAGGGGACTGCGACCCTCCGTTTCGCCGAAGCGAGTCATCCGCCGAAGGCGGTCTCCGCGCCGCAAGCACATCATGCGCCCCACGAGAGCCCGTGGGTCATGCTCGCCCCGCTGGTGTTGCTGGCTATAGGCAGCGTGGCTGCCGGATGGGTCGGCTGGCCCAAGGCGATCTGGGGCTCGAACCACTTCGAGCACTTCCTCGCACCGGCGTTCCAGCAGGTGGAGCAGGCTGCTGAAGCCCATCCTGAGAGCGCCTCGACCGAGATCGCGTTCATGCTGGTGTCCGTGGCCGCGGCCGCGATGGGCCTCTTCTTCGCCTGGCTGCTCTACTACAAGCGCCGCGACCTCCCGGAGAAGGTCGCCGCACACCTCGGCGGCCTCTACGACGCGGTCCGCAACAAGTACTACGTGGACGAGGGCTATCAGGCGCTGTTCGTCTGGCCGCTGATCGAGGGCTCGCGCCAGCTTCTGTGGCGCGCGATTGACGTCGGTATGATCGACAAGACGGTGAATGAAGCCGCCGACGGCGCGCGCGCTCTCTCCGGCGAGGTCCGCACGATGCAGTCGGGCAACATCCGCTCCTACGCCGGCTGGGTCGCCGCCGGCGCCGCCCTGGCCCTGCTCTACATGCTCTGGCGAGGTGTCCGATGA
- the nuoK gene encoding NADH-quinone oxidoreductase subunit NuoK produces the protein MVPVHYYLVLSAILFSCGVVGFLIKRNIITIFMCIELMLNGVNLAFVAFAYEWHQLSGHVFVFFVMVVAAAEAAVGLAIIITVFRTRETLNVDRVNLLKL, from the coding sequence ATGGTCCCGGTCCACTATTACCTGGTGCTGAGCGCCATCCTGTTCTCCTGCGGCGTGGTCGGCTTTCTCATCAAGCGCAATATCATCACCATCTTCATGTGTATCGAGCTGATGCTGAACGGAGTGAACCTGGCTTTTGTGGCTTTCGCCTACGAGTGGCACCAGCTCAGCGGGCACGTGTTTGTCTTTTTCGTGATGGTTGTGGCCGCGGCCGAAGCTGCGGTGGGCCTGGCAATCATCATCACTGTCTTCCGCACGCGCGAGACCTTGAACGTCGACCGCGTCAATTTATTGAAGTTGTAA
- a CDS encoding NADH-quinone oxidoreductase subunit J, translated as MIHPVLFFVFAAVAVAGAINLLAQKHPINSALSLIVVMGALAVLYLLLGAEFVAAIQVIVYAGAVMVLFVFVIMLLNAGEEEHDGAASRVAKIFGYPAVALGGGALIYALATRGAPGMQVEIGRFLGGTRQVGRLLFRDFLLPFEVTSVLILIAIMGAVVLGRRGGEQ; from the coding sequence ATGATCCATCCGGTTCTATTCTTCGTCTTTGCGGCGGTGGCGGTAGCGGGTGCGATCAACCTGCTGGCGCAGAAGCACCCCATCAACAGCGCCCTGTCGCTGATCGTGGTGATGGGCGCGCTGGCGGTGCTCTACCTGCTGCTGGGCGCCGAGTTCGTGGCCGCCATCCAGGTGATCGTGTACGCCGGCGCCGTCATGGTGCTGTTCGTCTTCGTCATCATGCTGCTCAATGCCGGCGAGGAGGAGCACGACGGCGCCGCCAGCCGGGTGGCCAAGATCTTCGGATATCCCGCCGTCGCTTTGGGTGGGGGAGCGCTCATCTACGCGCTGGCCACTCGCGGCGCTCCCGGGATGCAGGTCGAGATCGGGCGCTTTCTGGGCGGCACTCGGCAGGTCGGCCGGCTGCTCTTCCGCGACTTCCTGCTTCCCTTCGAAGTCACCTCGGTGCTGATCCTGATCGCCATCATGGGCGCGGTCGTGCTCGGCCGGAGAGGGGGCGAACAGTAA
- a CDS encoding NADH-quinone oxidoreductase subunit M, which translates to MSPHALNPLILSLVTFVPALGALFLVFFPRRDSSIRSFALIIALVDFILSLHLPIYFDNAKPGFQFDVNIPWISSPNIHYHLGVDGISLWLVVLTTFLVPLGVLVSWKSVHDRVKEFFILFLLLETAMIGVFVSLDLFFFYFFWEASLIPMALLIGMYGHERRVYAAVKFFLFTMVASVFMLAAIIWLYAQTGSFDYLVIQQALRTEQIANITTAGEWLFLGFFVAFAVKVPLFPLHTWLPDAHVEAPTAGSVLLAGVLLKMGTYGLLRFNVGLFPAQSREHAPWIVTLAIIGIIYGALVAMVQPNLKKLIAYSSVSHLGFVVLGIFTFTQAGVDGAVYQMLSHGVSTGALFMLAGMLYERRHTYEITDFGGLATPMPVYATFFLVITLSSVGLPMLNGFIGEFLVLSGAFRAKAIYGILAASGVVWSACYLFWMYQRVFFGTVKLDANRTVPDIDIRERIALWPTAVAALIMGIAPPVWFASIDPAVRIALGPLAQELGRLVGP; encoded by the coding sequence ATGAGCCCGCACGCTCTGAACCCGCTCATCCTCAGCCTGGTCACCTTTGTGCCCGCTCTCGGCGCGCTGTTCCTGGTGTTCTTCCCCCGGCGCGACAGCAGCATCCGCTCCTTCGCCCTCATCATCGCCCTAGTGGACTTCATCCTCTCCCTGCATCTCCCCATCTACTTCGACAACGCCAAGCCGGGCTTCCAGTTCGACGTAAACATTCCCTGGATCTCCTCGCCCAACATCCACTACCACCTGGGCGTGGACGGCATCTCGCTCTGGCTGGTCGTCTTGACCACTTTCCTGGTGCCCCTGGGCGTGCTGGTCTCCTGGAAGTCGGTGCATGACCGGGTGAAGGAATTCTTCATCCTCTTCCTGCTGCTCGAGACGGCGATGATCGGCGTCTTCGTCAGCCTCGACCTCTTCTTCTTCTACTTCTTCTGGGAAGCCTCGCTCATCCCGATGGCCCTGCTGATCGGCATGTACGGCCACGAACGGCGCGTCTATGCCGCGGTGAAGTTCTTCCTGTTCACCATGGTGGCTTCGGTGTTCATGCTGGCCGCCATCATCTGGCTGTACGCCCAGACCGGCTCCTTCGATTACCTGGTGATCCAGCAGGCGCTGCGCACCGAGCAGATCGCCAACATCACGACTGCCGGCGAGTGGCTCTTCCTCGGCTTCTTTGTCGCCTTCGCGGTGAAGGTGCCTCTGTTCCCGCTGCACACCTGGCTGCCCGACGCCCACGTCGAGGCCCCCACCGCCGGCTCCGTCCTGCTGGCCGGTGTCCTGCTCAAGATGGGCACCTACGGCCTGCTGCGCTTCAACGTCGGGCTCTTCCCCGCCCAGTCGCGGGAGCACGCTCCCTGGATCGTCACCCTGGCCATCATCGGGATCATCTACGGCGCGCTGGTCGCGATGGTGCAGCCCAACCTGAAGAAGCTGATCGCCTACTCCTCGGTCAGCCACCTGGGTTTCGTCGTGCTCGGCATCTTCACCTTCACCCAGGCGGGCGTGGACGGCGCCGTGTACCAGATGCTGAGCCACGGCGTCTCCACCGGCGCGCTCTTCATGCTGGCCGGAATGCTCTATGAGCGCCGCCACACCTACGAGATCACCGATTTCGGCGGCCTCGCCACCCCCATGCCCGTCTATGCCACCTTCTTCCTGGTGATCACTCTCTCCTCGGTCGGCTTGCCTATGCTGAACGGCTTCATCGGGGAATTCCTGGTACTGAGCGGCGCCTTCCGCGCCAAGGCCATCTACGGCATCCTCGCGGCCTCAGGGGTCGTCTGGAGCGCCTGCTATCTGTTCTGGATGTACCAGCGGGTCTTTTTCGGCACCGTGAAGCTCGACGCGAACCGCACCGTGCCTGACATCGACATCCGCGAGCGCATCGCCCTCTGGCCCACGGCCGTGGCCGCCCTCATCATGGGCATTGCCCCGCCGGTCTGGTTCGCTTCCATCGATCCCGCAGTGCGCATCGCCCTCGGGCCGCTCGCCCAGGAGCTGGGAAGGCTGGTGGGCCCATGA